A segment of the Agromyces sp. H17E-10 genome:
GCGATCGCCATGGCACAGATCAACGAGACGCCGCCCGACCTGCCGGTCACGGTGTCCGAGCCGGTGCGCAACCTGGTCTACTCGTGCATCGCGAAGAACCCGGCCGACCGTCCGCAGTCGGCCGCGCACCTCGCGCGCGCTGCGACTGCACTGCGCCGCGGTGACGTGCAGGGGGCGGCCGCGGCCGTGCCCGCCGTGCTCGGTGCAGCAGGACTCACCGCCGCGACGATGCTCATGCCGCAGGCCGGCGCCACCGCCGCCACGACGGTGCTGCCCACCGCGGCGCCCGAGGGCGAGCCCGTCGACGGCGAAGAAGAGGGCGAGAAGAAGAAGCGCAGCCCGTGGACGTGGCCGCTCATCGTGCTCATCGGCCTGCTCGCGATCGTGCTCATCGGCACGATCATCGCGCTCGCGATGAACCAGGGCGACAAGGACCCGGTGAAGACGCCGACGAAGAGCACGACGCAGTCGCAGACCCCCAGCGAGACGCCGACCCCGCCTCCCCCGACGTCAGAAGCCCCGACGACGGCGCAGATCAACGCCGCCGACTTCGTCGGCCTCACGGTCGACGAGGCGCGCGCGAAGCTCTCCGACATGCAGATGGTCGCGAACGCGGTCGAGGGCAATGCCGCGACCGATCCCGCCCAGGTCGGCACGGTGTACGACGTGAACCCGACCGGCCCGGTGCCGCTCAACAGCGAGATCACGATCACGTACTACGCCGCCGTCGAGCAGCCGACCGCACCGGGTGCGCCGACGATGCCCGACACGGTCGAGCCCGGCGAGGAGTTCACGGTCTCGTGGGATCGTGCGCAGTGCCCCGCCGGCCAGAACCTCTCCGGCTACTCGATCACCGTCGACGGACCGGCGACCGCTCCGCAGAAGCAGTTCGACTCCAACACGACCGAGACCCAGATCACGGCGAACGCCGACGCGGCCGACAAGTCGACCATCAAGGTCACGTACGTGTACTTCTGCGGCCAGACGAGCTCGCCGGCCTCGCCCGCCGCGTCGACGCAGGTCGTCGTCGCCGGAGCCGAAGGCCCCGACACGGGCGACGGCGGCACCGGCATCGGCGGCTGACGCACCGACGAGGCATCCGCAACCAGCACTGACGAACCCGGCCGCGCCGCATGAAGGGAGCCGCACACCGTGAACGATGAAGGACGCGTCCTCGCCGGACGGTATCGCGTGGGCGCCCTCATCGGCCGCGGCGGCATGTCCGACGTGCACGTCGGCACCGACACGAGGCTCGGCCGCCAGGTCGCCGTCAAGCTCCTGAAGCCGCAGCTCGCGACCGACCCGGCGTTCCGCATGCGGTTCCGCCAGGAGGCGCAGTCGGCGGCGCGCATGGCCCACCCGACGATCGTGCGCGTCTTCGACGCCGGCGAAGAGACCGTCGTGGATGCCTCGGGCCACGAGGTGCAGCTGCCGTTCATCGTCATGGAGTACGTCGAGGGGCGCCTGCTCAAGGACATCATCCACGACGGCCCGCTCGAACCGACGGCCGCCGTGCGCGTCATCGACGGGGTGCTCACCGCGCTCGAGTACTCGCACCGCGCCGGCGTCGTGCACCGTGACATCAAGCCGGGCAACATCATGATCACGACGACCGGCCAGGTCAAGGTCATGGACTTCGGCATCGCGCGCGCGGTCTCCGACTCGTCGACGACGGTCGCGCAGACGACCGCGATCCTCGGCACCGCGTCGTACTTCTCTCCCGAGCAGGCGAAGGGCGAGACGGTCGACGCTCGCACCGACCTGTACTCGACGGGCGTCGTGCTCTTCGAGCTGCTCACCGGACGGCCCCCGTTCCGCGGCGACACCCCGGTCGCGGTCGCGTACCAGCACGTCAGCGAACGCCCGGTGAAGCCGAGCGTCATCAACCCGAAGGTCTCACCGGCGCTCGACGCCGTCGTCATGCGCGCACTCGCGAAGAACCGCGACCAGCGCTACCAGACGGCCGTCGAGTTCCGCGCCGACGTCGACACCGCGGCATCCGGCAAGGTGCCCGTGCACCGGGAGCCCGACCAGGCCACCATGCTGTTCGGCGCGCCCACCGCGTCGCTGTCGAGCTCGGAGCTCGCCCTGCGCCAGCTCACCGAGGACGAGACCATGTCGCGCACGCAGCGGCGCCCACCGGCGATCTGGATCTGGTCGGGCATCGTGGCCGTCGTCGTGATCGTGATCGCGGTGATGTACTGGGCGTTCAACCTGCAGCCGACGCAGGAGATCCCGTCGAGTGCGCGCAAGGTACCGGCCCTCGCCGGCATGACCTACGAGCAGGCGGTCGAAGAGCTGCAGAAGCTCGGTCTGCCGGCGACCGAGGTCGACCAGAACAGTGAGACCGTGCCCGCCGACCAGGTGATCGGCAGCGACCCGGCGGAGGGCGTAATCGTCGACGCGGGGCAGGCGATCACCGTCTTCGTGTCGACCGGTCGCGAGGCCGTCAAGGTGCCGGACACCGTCAACATGTCGCTCGCCGACGCACAGAAGGCGCTCACGGACGCCGGGCTCACCCCCGGCAAGGAGACGCGCACGAACTCGCCGACCGTGCCGGCCGACGTCGTGATCGCGACGAACCCCGAGGCGGGCAAGTCGGTCGAGAAGGGCTCGACGGTGGAGTTCACCCTCTCGAACGGCAAGGTCGAGATGCCCGACGTCACCGGCGTCTCGCTCGACGCCGCGATGGGCCTGCTGACCGACGACGCGCACCAGCTGCAGGTGAATCCCGTGCAGGACACCTCGTGCCCGACCAAGGAGGGCTCGCCGATCACGCACCAGTCGGTCGCCCCCGGCGAGGTGGCGCAGGGATCGGCAGTCGATCTCACCTACTGCGCCGGCTGAGCAGGCGACTGAACTCCCGATGGTCGAGGAGCGCCGGCGCGCGGCGACGACGCGAATGGAGACCCGAGGGACTCAGGCGTTCGCGCGTACGAGCGGGCTCAGGTGCTGTGCACGTTCGCGCGCCTCGGGCAGGCCGGCGACGGCGAGCCAGTTGCCGAGCATGCGGTAGCCGCCCTCGGTGAGGACCGACTCGGGGTGGAACTGCACCCCGAAGATGGGCGCCTCGACGTGGCGCAGGCCCATGATCACGCCGCCCTGGGTGCGGCTCGTGACGACGAGCGACGGCGGCAGGGTGCCGTCGACGACCGCGAGCGAGTGGTAGCGGGTCGCGGTGAACGGTTGCGGCACGCCCTCGTAGAACGAACTGCCGTCGTGCTCGATGCGGGAGGTCTTGCCGTGCATGAGCTCTTCGGCGTTCGTGACGACGCCGCCGAACGCCTCGGCGATCGCCTGGTGGCCGAGGCAGACCCCGAGGATGGGCTGCCCGCTCGCGAGCGCCGCCTCGACGACGGGGATCGAGACGCCCGCGTCGGCGGGCTTGCCCGGGCCGGGTGAGACGAGCACGCCGTCGTACTCGGCGATGCGCGACGGCACCTCGGCCGCGGGGAAGTCGTCGTTGCGAACGACCTCCGTCTCGGCGCCCAGCTCTCGCAGGTAGCCGTTGAGGGTGTAGACGAAGCTGTCGTAGTTGTCGACGACGAGGATCCGGGTCATTGCTCCACCGTGACGTTGATCGGGTTCAGGACCGAGTCGACCCAGGGGAAGACCCACGTGAAGAGTGCGAAGACGACGGCCGCCGCGAGGATCAGCAGCAGGATGATGCGCAGCCACACCGGACCGGGCAGCACCCGCCAGAGTGCTCCGTACATGCTCACTGCCCCCATTCGGCGACGACCGAGGCGATCTCGGCCGGCGGGTTGTCGGCGCCGGGCTGCCACGACTCGAGCACCCCGTACGCCACGATGCGCTCGGCGGTCGAGTACAGCGGGTTGCAGCTCGTGAGCGTGATGATCCGGTCGGTCGGCGCGGTCTCTGGGTGGTGCGGCACCGGGGCGAGCACCTCGCTCGTCTCGGGCGTCACGTACTCGAAGTCGCGGAAGCGGTACGTGTACCAGCCGTCCTTCGTCTGGATGTAGATCGGGTCGCCGAGCTGCAGCTGCTCGATCTCGTGCATGCCGCCGCCGTAGGCGCTGCGATGCGACGCGATCGCGAAGTTGCCGACCTCGCCCGGCATCTGGGTGGTCGGGTAGTGGCCGATGCCGAGGTCGAAGCTGTTGAGCACGTCGAGCCCGTAGCCCTGCGCGATGTTGCGCACGGAGTCGTGCGTGCCCGGGCTGTCGAACCGCGGCACGTACATGACCGCGAACGCCTCGCCGTTGCCGTACTCGGTGGTGTCGACCACCGGCTCGCCGGGGTCGGGCGTCGGCGCGGGCGCCTGGCCGTCACCGCGCTGCGCGCGAGCGGCCTCGGCCCAGTCGGAGCTCTGCTGACCCGCCGCCTGCGACTGCTGGGTGTTCATGATCGCGTCGTTCCACCACAGCTGCCAGCCGAGGAAGAGCAGGATCACGACGCCCGCGGTGAGCAGGAGTTCGCCGAGCACGCCGACGACGCTCACGCGGTGGCGTTCGCGCGACGTGCGCCGCGCAGCACGCCGGCCGTCGGGCAGCGACTCGGACATACGAGCGATTCTATTGCGCCTGTTCGTGAGCGCGCTGCGAGTGCACGGCCGCCTCGGCTAGAATCTCCCGCATGGCACGTACGAAATCATCGAAGCCGGCGCGCGCAGAAGCCGCGGCGAACGGCGAGGAGGCGCCGAACCCCGTCTGGTTCAAGCCCGTCATGTTCGGCTTCATGTTGATCGGGCTCGCCTGGATCATCGTGTTCTACGTCAGCCAGGGCCGCTTCCCGATCGCCGACCTCGGCTCGTGGAACATCCTCATCGGCTTCGGCATCGCCTTCATCGGCTTCCTCATGACCACCCGCTGGCGCTGACGCCGGCTCGACCCACTGCGAAGGGCGGATGCTGCGGCATCCGCCCTTCTGCGTACCCGGCCCGCGTGCGATGCGGGACGGTTTGCCCACAGCCCGTCCACCGGTCATCCTCAGGCTTGTCCACAGGTTCCCCACCGTTATCCACAGGTGTGGAGATTTCGTTCTCCCGCGTGTCGGCTGAAGTGCGGACAATTACACGCGTGTAACTCTCAACAGCTGTGGAGAGTGCTGTGGATAACTTCGGACTCAGGCGAGCGGGAAGACGAGGTACCGGCAGCTCAGCAGCAGGAGCACGACGCCGAAGGCGATGAGCAGCCACGTCTGCAGGGCCTGCTGCGAGCGCTTGCGCGTCTCGACGAAGATCAGCCCGATGACCGCACCGCCGATGAGGCCGCCGAGATGGGCCTGCCAGGCGATGTTGAAGCCGGGCACGAAGCCGATCACGAGGTTGATGCCGAGCAGGATGAACAGCTGGGTCGTCTGACCGCCGAGCCGGCGTTGGATGACGAGGAACGCGCCCATGAGCCCGAAGATGGCACCCGAGGCGCCGACCACCGAGGTGTTCGGGTCGGCCAGCCAGATCACGCCGACCGAGCCCGCGAGTCCCGACAGCAGGTAGAGGGCGAGGAATCGCCAGCGGCCGAGCAGGCCCTCGAGCAGCTGGCCGAAGATCCACAGCGTGTACATGTTGAGCAGCACGTGGAAGATCAGCGAGGTGGAGTGCACGAACATCGTCGTGAACAACCGCCACGGCTGCAGCGCGATGTCGCTCATCGCCAGCGGGGTGAAGTAGAGCCAGTTCGTGACGCCGAGCCCGGGGATCAGCTGCAGCAGGTAGACCGCGAGCGTGATGCCGATCAGGGTATACGTCACGACCGGCGCGCCGCGCCCGGCCGCCGAGCGGGCGCGCGTGAGCACGGCCGGCTTGGTGCGGGGCGCACTCGCGCGCTGCTCGCGCATGCACTCGGGGCAGATGACGCCGACGGCGCCCTGCGTCATGCACTCGGGGCAGATGGTGCGCCCGCAGCGCTGGCACAGCACGAAGCTCTGCCGATCGGGGTGCCGATAGCAGTAGTTCGACCGGTCGGCCGCGTCGGCGCCCCCGGCAGGCTCCGTGCTCACCGGCGGATCAGACCTGCTCGACGGTGATGGTCTCGATCACGACGTCGTCGAGCGGCTTGTCGCGGCCGTCGGTGGCGACCGCGGCCAGCTTGTCGACGACGGCCTGGCTCGCCGGGTCGGTGACCTTGCCGAAGATGGTGTGCTTGCCCTGCAGCCACGTGGTCGGGCCGACGGTGATGAAGAACTGCGAACCGTTGGTGCCGCCGCCCGTCATGCGGTCGCGGCCGGCGTTCGCCATGGCGAGCACGTAGGGCTCGGTGAAGTCGAGCTCGGGGTTGATCTCGTCGTCGAACTGGTAGCCGGGGCCGCCGACGCCCTGACCGAGCGGGTCGCCGCCCTGGATCATGAAGCCGGGGATGATGCGGTGGAAGATGACCCCGTCGTAGAGCGGCGCGGTGGTCTTCTCACCGGTCGCGGGGTGGGTCCACTCGATCTCGCCCGTGGCGAGGCCGACGAAGTTCTTGACGGTCTTCGGCGCGTGGTCGCCGTAGAGGTCGACCTTGATCGGGCCGTGGTTGGTGTTGATCGTCGCGACGGCGGTGTGAATCGGCATTCTCATATTCTGTCACGGGCGGATTCGTCAACGGGCATGCCGTATTCCGACTCCCACCTCGCATACAGCCGGTTCGGTGGCAAGATGGGAGGAGTTCGCTGTACTGACGATGGAGGACGAGATGAGCCTGTCACGCAAGCGCCGGAAGGAACTGAAGCGTCTGCGAAGCAGCGCAGAGGAACTCTGGGGAAACCAGCAGAACGTGCTCGAGCACGCCAATGCGGTCGCTCGCGAGGCCAGCCGACAGCTCGGGCACCTCACTCGTGAAGAGGTCGTGCCGCGAGTCCGCACCGGGTACGACAGCTACGTGCGCCCGGGCATGGAGACCGCGGGGCGGTACGCCCGCTCGGCCGGCGACACCGCGCAGCGCGGCCTCGGCACGGCGCTCGGGTCGATCCTCGCGATCGGCGACATCGCCAGCGACACCCGCGTGCGCCACGCACTCGAGCGGGTCGCGTCGCCGCGCACGGTCGTCGTCGAGGAGAAGAAGGGCCCCGGCGTGGGCACCTGGCTCGCGATCGGCGCCGGCGTCGTGGCCGCCGCGGGCGTGGCCTACGCGGTCTGGCAGACCTTCCGCGCCGACGACGAGCTGTGGGTCGCCGACGACGAGCCGGCCGGCCCCGTGAACGAGGGCTGACCCCCGCACCAGACGTACGAAGAACGGCCCCCGCGAGCGCGGGGGCCGTTCTTCGTGCAGGCCGGGGAAACGCGGCCCGGTGGGCTCATCGACGACGAGCGGCCGACGACCTCAGGCGGATGCCACGGGCCGGGCCGGCTCCGGCACCCAGTCGGGTCTGGGCACCGAGTCGATGAGCAGCTGGGTGTAGGGATGCTGCGGTGCCGCGAGCAGCTCCGCCG
Coding sequences within it:
- a CDS encoding protein kinase domain-containing protein; translation: MRPSAGLTFGGRYELQSRIAIGGMGEVWQATDLVIGRQVAIKILKDEYLGDPGFLERFRAEARHAALVNHEGIANVFDYGEEEGSAYLVMELVPGEALSTILEREHVLSTDKVLDIVAQTAAALQAAHAAGLVHRDIKPGNLLITPDGRVKITDFGIARIADQVPLTATGQVMGTVQYLSPEQASGHPASPTTDIYSLGIVAYEALAGRRPFTGESQVAIAMAQINETPPDLPVTVSEPVRNLVYSCIAKNPADRPQSAAHLARAATALRRGDVQGAAAAVPAVLGAAGLTAATMLMPQAGATAATTVLPTAAPEGEPVDGEEEGEKKKRSPWTWPLIVLIGLLAIVLIGTIIALAMNQGDKDPVKTPTKSTTQSQTPSETPTPPPPTSEAPTTAQINAADFVGLTVDEARAKLSDMQMVANAVEGNAATDPAQVGTVYDVNPTGPVPLNSEITITYYAAVEQPTAPGAPTMPDTVEPGEEFTVSWDRAQCPAGQNLSGYSITVDGPATAPQKQFDSNTTETQITANADAADKSTIKVTYVYFCGQTSSPASPAASTQVVVAGAEGPDTGDGGTGIGG
- the pknB gene encoding Stk1 family PASTA domain-containing Ser/Thr kinase, with product MSDVHVGTDTRLGRQVAVKLLKPQLATDPAFRMRFRQEAQSAARMAHPTIVRVFDAGEETVVDASGHEVQLPFIVMEYVEGRLLKDIIHDGPLEPTAAVRVIDGVLTALEYSHRAGVVHRDIKPGNIMITTTGQVKVMDFGIARAVSDSSTTVAQTTAILGTASYFSPEQAKGETVDARTDLYSTGVVLFELLTGRPPFRGDTPVAVAYQHVSERPVKPSVINPKVSPALDAVVMRALAKNRDQRYQTAVEFRADVDTAASGKVPVHREPDQATMLFGAPTASLSSSELALRQLTEDETMSRTQRRPPAIWIWSGIVAVVVIVIAVMYWAFNLQPTQEIPSSARKVPALAGMTYEQAVEELQKLGLPATEVDQNSETVPADQVIGSDPAEGVIVDAGQAITVFVSTGREAVKVPDTVNMSLADAQKALTDAGLTPGKETRTNSPTVPADVVIATNPEAGKSVEKGSTVEFTLSNGKVEMPDVTGVSLDAAMGLLTDDAHQLQVNPVQDTSCPTKEGSPITHQSVAPGEVAQGSAVDLTYCAG
- a CDS encoding anthranilate synthase component II codes for the protein MTRILVVDNYDSFVYTLNGYLRELGAETEVVRNDDFPAAEVPSRIAEYDGVLVSPGPGKPADAGVSIPVVEAALASGQPILGVCLGHQAIAEAFGGVVTNAEELMHGKTSRIEHDGSSFYEGVPQPFTATRYHSLAVVDGTLPPSLVVTSRTQGGVIMGLRHVEAPIFGVQFHPESVLTEGGYRMLGNWLAVAGLPEARERAQHLSPLVRANA
- a CDS encoding class E sortase, whose protein sequence is MSESLPDGRRAARRTSRERHRVSVVGVLGELLLTAGVVILLFLGWQLWWNDAIMNTQQSQAAGQQSSDWAEAARAQRGDGQAPAPTPDPGEPVVDTTEYGNGEAFAVMYVPRFDSPGTHDSVRNIAQGYGLDVLNSFDLGIGHYPTTQMPGEVGNFAIASHRSAYGGGMHEIEQLQLGDPIYIQTKDGWYTYRFRDFEYVTPETSEVLAPVPHHPETAPTDRIITLTSCNPLYSTAERIVAYGVLESWQPGADNPPAEIASVVAEWGQ
- a CDS encoding cell division protein CrgA, with translation MARTKSSKPARAEAAANGEEAPNPVWFKPVMFGFMLIGLAWIIVFYVSQGRFPIADLGSWNILIGFGIAFIGFLMTTRWR
- a CDS encoding rhomboid family intramembrane serine protease; translated protein: MSTEPAGGADAADRSNYCYRHPDRQSFVLCQRCGRTICPECMTQGAVGVICPECMREQRASAPRTKPAVLTRARSAAGRGAPVVTYTLIGITLAVYLLQLIPGLGVTNWLYFTPLAMSDIALQPWRLFTTMFVHSTSLIFHVLLNMYTLWIFGQLLEGLLGRWRFLALYLLSGLAGSVGVIWLADPNTSVVGASGAIFGLMGAFLVIQRRLGGQTTQLFILLGINLVIGFVPGFNIAWQAHLGGLIGGAVIGLIFVETRKRSQQALQTWLLIAFGVVLLLLSCRYLVFPLA
- a CDS encoding peptidylprolyl isomerase, giving the protein MPIHTAVATINTNHGPIKVDLYGDHAPKTVKNFVGLATGEIEWTHPATGEKTTAPLYDGVIFHRIIPGFMIQGGDPLGQGVGGPGYQFDDEINPELDFTEPYVLAMANAGRDRMTGGGTNGSQFFITVGPTTWLQGKHTIFGKVTDPASQAVVDKLAAVATDGRDKPLDDVVIETITVEQV